Proteins from one Caldalkalibacillus salinus genomic window:
- a CDS encoding YjiH family protein, with the protein MSSKAKDKQTIIDRHKYQQGAVRLWFSLVIGLFFFMMPIKINGTWTIIFDFMVSYVRGTYPDVVTLYCLVLILLAALCSMMAKLQRSGMFTMLPSFQYFDASPTFFFFRCLGALLAIFIYFQIGPAWLLASQTGGLMYHTLVSSVAVIVPIGAIFITLFVVFGGLDFIGALSRPVMRPLFKVPGRSALDAIASFVGSYSVGIYMTNKMYLQGRYSVREATIISTCFSTVSIGFFAVVANTLGLLSIFPLIFFSTLFVSIIVSMILVRIPPLSRLPDAYHGHPSPEPTRANRMPIWRFALHQGVMQAQQTKSICKTLVQGLIDGIKLSMVILPTILSVGVLAILIAQHTSLFVWLGKPMEPLLHLLRLPDVAIIAPATLIGITEMFLPALIIGEATIAAKFFIAVLSLTQILFFSAVIPLLLEIDIPIKLTHILVLFLLRTLLAIPLIAGITHLFF; encoded by the coding sequence ATGTCATCAAAAGCAAAAGATAAGCAAACGATCATTGATCGACATAAGTACCAACAAGGCGCCGTTCGGTTATGGTTTTCCCTTGTGATTGGGCTATTCTTCTTTATGATGCCGATCAAAATCAATGGGACATGGACGATCATTTTTGACTTCATGGTCAGTTACGTGAGGGGAACCTACCCCGATGTGGTAACCTTATACTGTCTTGTGCTTATACTTCTAGCCGCATTATGTAGTATGATGGCAAAGCTTCAACGCTCAGGCATGTTCACGATGCTACCCTCATTTCAATATTTTGACGCTTCGCCAACTTTTTTCTTCTTTCGATGTCTAGGTGCCCTTCTGGCCATCTTCATCTACTTTCAAATCGGACCAGCATGGCTATTAGCTAGTCAAACGGGTGGACTCATGTACCACACTCTCGTTTCATCAGTTGCCGTGATCGTACCCATTGGGGCCATCTTTATTACTTTATTTGTTGTATTTGGAGGCTTGGACTTTATTGGCGCGCTCTCCCGACCTGTCATGCGTCCATTATTTAAGGTACCGGGAAGGTCTGCATTGGATGCCATAGCCTCGTTTGTCGGTAGCTATTCAGTGGGGATTTACATGACCAATAAAATGTACTTACAAGGTCGGTATTCCGTGCGAGAAGCGACCATTATCTCCACTTGTTTTTCCACGGTCAGCATAGGGTTCTTTGCCGTTGTAGCCAATACATTAGGACTGCTATCTATTTTTCCTCTTATCTTCTTCTCTACGCTATTCGTGAGTATCATCGTTTCTATGATTCTCGTCAGAATCCCACCACTTTCCCGTTTGCCTGATGCCTATCATGGACACCCTTCTCCTGAGCCAACAAGAGCAAACAGAATGCCCATATGGCGCTTCGCACTGCATCAGGGCGTCATGCAGGCCCAACAAACAAAATCAATATGTAAGACATTAGTACAGGGGCTCATAGACGGTATAAAACTATCCATGGTCATTCTACCCACAATACTCTCTGTCGGGGTATTAGCCATACTGATTGCGCAGCATACATCCCTTTTTGTTTGGCTAGGGAAGCCGATGGAGCCGCTATTACACTTATTGCGCCTGCCTGATGTAGCTATCATTGCACCCGCGACACTGATTGGGATCACAGAAATGTTTTTACCCGCTTTAATCATAGGTGAAGCGACGATCGCAGCCAAATTCTTTATCGCCGTACTCTCTCTTACACAAATCCTCTTTTTCTCTGCTGTGATTCCGTTATTGTTAGAAATCGATATCCCCATTAAACTGACGCATATCCTAGTCCTCTTTCTCTTACGTACCTTACTCGCCATCCCACTCATTGCAGGAATCACACACCTCTTTTTCTAA
- a CDS encoding PDZ domain-containing protein gives MEVWMQWITAMWYGIPAFFINPFPYLLLLIICMQWKRQVDMERKLFSARLHTVSEGVLQSVFYGILGGLLASSAFIGLGVIFSMDTFIALWIVALVLMLFQVRYLCFAYSGAIVGLFALIATWFPQGLEVTWLQPLWTILLDIHIPSLFAIVGILHLAEALLIYLNGANRATPVFIQSKRGRIVGAYHIQQIWFVPVFAVFGASDGLPSLFEGWPLLQTSVGWTSYSLLLLPAVLGFSEQAISSTPQQKANTNAKYLFFYSMALLALVFGAVYLSEWFLVLAALFSFLGHEAILFYSRWKEQEVAPTFVHTNDGLRILAVIPGTPAERMGLKIGELIYKVNGQRVHERKDLYEAMQSNMAFCKLEVIDEQSMIRFAKSSIYEEDHHQLGIILAPDEEVPFYMGRQDVSLGQLLRNRLLKKTVKYSTTDIEKPHDPLNEHTNDIVSR, from the coding sequence ATGGAAGTTTGGATGCAGTGGATAACAGCCATGTGGTATGGGATACCGGCCTTTTTTATTAATCCATTTCCATATCTCTTACTTCTCATCATCTGTATGCAATGGAAAAGACAAGTGGATATGGAGCGCAAGCTATTTAGTGCAAGACTGCACACCGTATCGGAAGGTGTATTACAATCTGTTTTTTATGGCATCTTAGGGGGCTTATTAGCCTCCAGCGCCTTTATTGGGCTCGGTGTTATATTCTCCATGGATACTTTTATCGCCTTATGGATTGTGGCTCTTGTCCTTATGCTTTTTCAGGTGAGATACTTGTGTTTTGCTTATTCTGGCGCCATCGTTGGCTTGTTTGCACTCATCGCCACTTGGTTCCCCCAGGGCCTAGAGGTGACATGGCTACAGCCGTTATGGACGATCTTGCTAGACATTCATATCCCATCCCTTTTTGCCATCGTCGGCATACTTCACCTAGCCGAAGCCTTACTTATATATCTCAACGGTGCGAACCGTGCAACTCCTGTGTTTATACAAAGTAAAAGAGGACGCATTGTAGGAGCATACCATATTCAGCAGATATGGTTTGTTCCTGTTTTTGCTGTATTCGGTGCTAGTGATGGGCTGCCATCTTTATTTGAAGGCTGGCCCCTTTTACAAACAAGCGTGGGATGGACAAGCTACTCTCTATTGCTGTTACCAGCCGTCCTAGGTTTTTCAGAGCAAGCCATATCTTCTACACCACAACAAAAGGCCAACACGAACGCAAAGTATCTATTTTTTTACAGCATGGCTCTGCTAGCCTTAGTGTTTGGGGCTGTGTACTTATCTGAATGGTTTCTTGTATTGGCCGCATTGTTCTCATTTCTTGGTCATGAAGCCATCCTATTTTATAGTCGTTGGAAAGAGCAGGAAGTGGCACCGACATTTGTCCATACCAATGACGGACTTAGAATCTTAGCGGTGATTCCTGGCACACCAGCGGAGCGCATGGGTTTAAAAATAGGAGAACTCATCTACAAGGTAAATGGACAACGTGTTCATGAACGCAAAGATCTATATGAAGCAATGCAATCGAATATGGCCTTCTGTAAACTAGAGGTTATCGATGAGCAGTCTATGATTCGTTTTGCCAAATCATCTATTTACGAAGAGGATCATCATCAGCTTGGTATTATCTTGGCACCGGATGAGGAGGTTCCGTTTTACATGGGACGACAGGATGTGTCCTTAGGGCAGCTCCTACGTAACCGCCTCCTCAAAAAAACGGTCAAGTACAGCACAACGGATATCGAAAAACCTCATGATCCGTTAAACGAGCATACTAACGACATCGTGAGCCGTTAA
- a CDS encoding S41 family peptidase, with the protein MQSRGKIGGDVSMQFKGRTVLVLVALSIVLSSVVTMLVLGTPGLAGGSNNEVSHPQTGQMDGDTEGDLNFSKIQEAYDIIRSNYVLDVNEAELLEGAVEGMLETLDDPYSVYMDPDAAEQFRSSLESSFEGIGAEVMMQDGRVTIVAPIRGAPAEKAGLRPNDQIISVNGESLEGLDLHRAVLKIRGPKDSEAELEVMRPGVSDPISITVTRDEIPLHTVYGETIRANGKTFGMIEITSFAQQTAQDFEEQLMAFEQDGIDGLVIDVRGNPGGYLEAVSEIGDLIVPNESVITKINSRNGEIASYHSTLEGKKPYPITILVDNGSASASEILAAALKEAGGYKVVGQQSFGKGTVQSTIPMGDDSEIKLTVAKWLTPDENWINGVGVEPDIKVEQPDYFHAVPIDTDTVYERDMNNSQVKNIQLMLRGLGYDPGREDGFYNEATERAVSRFQQDHSLTVSGKVDSKTAALLQEELLEAMRDPQNDEQLQKAVEVLLQELN; encoded by the coding sequence ATGCAATCAAGAGGAAAAATAGGTGGTGACGTATCCATGCAATTTAAAGGTAGAACGGTTCTTGTACTCGTAGCATTATCGATAGTTCTGAGCAGTGTTGTGACGATGCTCGTGTTGGGTACACCTGGTTTAGCTGGCGGTTCTAATAACGAAGTCAGTCACCCACAAACAGGGCAAATGGATGGAGATACTGAGGGTGATTTAAACTTCTCTAAGATTCAAGAAGCTTATGATATTATTCGTAGTAATTATGTTTTAGATGTGAACGAAGCAGAACTCTTAGAAGGTGCCGTAGAGGGGATGCTAGAAACATTAGATGACCCTTATTCCGTGTATATGGATCCAGATGCAGCGGAGCAGTTCAGGTCCTCGTTGGAGTCATCTTTTGAGGGCATAGGTGCAGAAGTCATGATGCAAGATGGACGCGTCACAATCGTCGCACCAATACGTGGGGCTCCAGCAGAAAAAGCAGGTTTAAGGCCAAATGACCAAATTATTAGTGTAAATGGTGAAAGTCTAGAAGGATTAGACCTTCATCGTGCCGTATTAAAGATAAGAGGACCTAAGGATTCTGAGGCCGAACTCGAGGTCATGCGTCCAGGTGTGTCCGATCCGATTTCCATTACAGTGACGCGTGATGAAATTCCACTTCATACCGTGTATGGTGAAACGATTAGAGCGAACGGAAAGACCTTCGGTATGATTGAAATCACATCTTTTGCTCAGCAAACAGCACAAGATTTTGAAGAGCAATTAATGGCGTTTGAACAGGACGGGATCGACGGTCTTGTCATCGACGTTAGAGGGAATCCAGGTGGGTATTTAGAAGCTGTGAGTGAAATTGGTGATTTAATCGTGCCAAATGAAAGTGTCATTACCAAAATTAATAGTCGGAACGGTGAGATCGCCTCTTATCATTCCACACTAGAGGGTAAAAAGCCTTATCCTATTACAATCCTCGTTGATAACGGGAGCGCGAGTGCATCAGAGATTCTAGCGGCAGCGCTGAAGGAAGCGGGCGGTTATAAGGTTGTTGGACAGCAATCCTTTGGAAAAGGGACCGTTCAAAGTACGATTCCGATGGGAGATGACAGTGAAATCAAACTAACGGTGGCCAAATGGCTCACACCGGATGAGAATTGGATTAATGGTGTCGGGGTAGAACCGGATATCAAAGTTGAGCAACCAGATTACTTCCATGCTGTACCGATCGATACTGACACGGTGTATGAACGTGATATGAATAACAGTCAGGTCAAGAATATACAATTAATGCTTAGAGGTTTAGGTTATGATCCTGGTCGGGAGGACGGTTTCTATAACGAAGCAACGGAAAGAGCCGTCAGCCGTTTTCAGCAAGATCATAGTCTCACCGTTTCAGGAAAAGTCGACAGTAAAACAGCTGCGTTGTTACAAGAAGAGCTTTTGGAAGCGATGAGAGATCCACAAAATGACGAGCAATTACAGAAGGCAGTAGAAGTACTATTACAAGAATTGAATTAA
- a CDS encoding murein hydrolase activator EnvC family protein codes for MVTRMRMTMAVVMSLTLVAGALFWDIGPQNVGQASSEEVERLEREIERLEQERRKADEQRAQVQGEIEELQRKRDQLNREILEIDQEMAETEIKISNKREEIATIETQAEEKAVELKEAEERVASQEDLLKTRVRAMYENGGAVNYLEVLLGAASFGEFIERLDMLSLLVQQDQKIIEDFIEEKETINEKKLVLEGILVDLEEQMDELDTLRASLRDKRKQKSVAIAEVDESEEELAKREAEMAQNAMQLANDISAKQKEIQTLQFDGVFAWPVPDSQRITSHFGLRTDPFTGASRGHNGMDVGAPQGTTIVAAADGIVIVAEYLRGYGNTVIIEHGDNTRTLYGHIRNGGIVVNSGQRVEKGQKIAEIGSTGRSTGPHLHFEVHENGQQVDPMNYLKNTN; via the coding sequence TTGGTAACAAGAATGAGAATGACGATGGCCGTTGTAATGTCATTAACGTTAGTAGCAGGTGCGCTATTCTGGGATATTGGTCCTCAGAATGTGGGACAAGCCAGTTCCGAAGAGGTTGAGAGACTTGAGCGGGAAATTGAGCGTCTTGAGCAAGAACGGAGAAAAGCAGACGAACAACGGGCTCAGGTGCAAGGGGAAATAGAAGAGTTACAACGAAAAAGAGATCAGTTGAACCGTGAAATACTAGAAATAGACCAAGAGATGGCGGAGACTGAAATCAAGATCTCAAATAAAAGAGAAGAGATTGCCACTATTGAAACACAAGCAGAGGAAAAAGCGGTCGAGCTTAAAGAAGCTGAAGAACGCGTAGCCTCCCAAGAGGATTTGTTAAAGACACGCGTCCGTGCGATGTACGAGAACGGAGGAGCGGTCAACTATCTTGAGGTTTTGCTTGGCGCTGCAAGCTTTGGAGAATTTATTGAACGACTCGATATGCTTAGTCTGCTCGTACAGCAAGATCAGAAAATTATAGAGGACTTTATTGAAGAGAAAGAAACAATTAATGAAAAGAAATTAGTTTTAGAGGGCATTCTAGTGGATCTTGAAGAGCAAATGGATGAGCTAGACACTCTACGCGCAAGTTTACGCGACAAGCGTAAACAAAAAAGCGTGGCCATTGCCGAGGTAGATGAAAGCGAAGAAGAATTAGCGAAGAGAGAGGCAGAAATGGCTCAAAATGCCATGCAATTGGCCAATGACATTAGTGCGAAACAGAAGGAAATTCAAACCCTACAATTTGATGGTGTTTTCGCTTGGCCTGTACCAGACAGTCAGAGAATCACCTCACACTTCGGACTTCGTACTGATCCATTTACAGGTGCAAGCAGAGGACATAACGGGATGGATGTTGGGGCGCCACAGGGGACAACCATTGTAGCAGCAGCGGACGGTATCGTCATTGTTGCTGAGTACCTAAGAGGGTACGGTAACACTGTAATCATAGAACATGGGGATAATACACGGACACTGTATGGGCACATTCGAAATGGTGGTATTGTCGTGAACAGTGGTCAACGAGTTGAAAAAGGCCAAAAAATAGCTGAAATTGGGTCTACAGGACGATCGACGGGGCCACATTTGCATTTCGAGGTGCACGAAAATGGCCAACAAGTGGACCCTATGAATTATTTGAAGAATACAAACTAA
- the ftsX gene encoding permease-like cell division protein FtsX produces the protein MKISTLGRHVKEGVKNIGRNGWMTFASVLSVAITLFILGVFLLLAMNINNFTEELEDQVEISAYVELTTDEEDINRIEKDLEEIQGVDTIEYVPKEEGIDNFIDGLGEQGRFFEGFRDEENNPLPDKFIIKAEFPQQTERIARRVQEVEDVYNVEYGAGIIDRLFSITNNLRNIGVAFIIGLAFTAMFLIANTIKVTIYARQTEIEIMKLVGATNGFIRWPFFIEGLLLGVIGAVIPIILLGFGYYHVLETYGDLLSYNLFNLLPLFPLVYQMAVLLLGIGAFIGMWGSIASVRRFLKV, from the coding sequence ATGAAGATTAGTACATTGGGCAGACACGTCAAAGAAGGGGTAAAAAACATAGGACGTAACGGTTGGATGACGTTTGCGTCTGTATTATCGGTGGCCATCACGTTGTTTATCTTAGGCGTTTTCTTACTGCTAGCGATGAATATTAATAATTTCACAGAAGAATTGGAAGACCAAGTAGAGATCAGTGCCTACGTTGAACTCACAACAGACGAAGAGGACATCAACCGTATTGAAAAGGATCTTGAAGAAATACAAGGCGTTGATACTATCGAGTATGTCCCCAAAGAAGAAGGCATTGACAATTTTATTGATGGTTTAGGTGAACAAGGACGTTTCTTCGAAGGGTTCCGCGATGAAGAGAATAACCCGCTACCTGATAAGTTCATCATCAAAGCAGAATTTCCACAGCAAACTGAACGCATCGCTAGACGGGTGCAGGAAGTAGAAGACGTTTATAATGTGGAGTATGGCGCTGGCATTATTGATCGGCTCTTCTCAATCACCAATAACTTACGCAATATCGGTGTGGCCTTTATCATTGGTTTAGCTTTCACGGCGATGTTTCTGATTGCTAATACGATTAAAGTAACCATTTATGCGCGTCAAACGGAGATTGAAATTATGAAACTAGTGGGAGCAACGAACGGGTTTATCCGTTGGCCATTCTTTATTGAGGGCTTACTACTCGGTGTGATTGGAGCCGTTATACCTATTATTCTATTAGGTTTTGGATATTATCATGTGCTTGAAACGTACGGTGATTTACTCAGTTATAACCTATTCAATCTTTTACCATTGTTCCCACTCGTATATCAAATGGCTGTATTACTATTAGGTATCGGTGCTTTTATCGGCATGTGGGGAAGCATCGCGTCCGTCAGACGCTTTTTAAAAGTATAA
- the ftsE gene encoding cell division ATP-binding protein FtsE: MIDMYGVWKTYDNGVQALNGLDVQIDKGEFVYVVGPSGAGKSTFIKLMYREEEPTSGQIFINGMNVSQMKRKQIPKLRRSLGVVFQDFKLLPRLSVYENVAYAMEVIEKPRREIKKRVMDVLDLVNIRHKARYLPNELSGGEQQRVAIARSIVNSPSLIIADEPTGNLDPETSWDIMRLFEDINYSGTTIVMATHNKEIVNTMKKRVIAIESGNIVRDEHRGDYGYED, from the coding sequence ATGATTGATATGTACGGTGTTTGGAAGACCTACGATAACGGTGTCCAAGCCCTCAATGGCTTAGATGTACAGATCGACAAGGGAGAATTTGTGTACGTTGTGGGTCCTAGTGGGGCCGGTAAGTCAACTTTTATTAAGCTCATGTACCGTGAAGAAGAACCCACGAGTGGGCAAATTTTCATTAACGGTATGAACGTGAGTCAAATGAAAAGAAAACAGATACCTAAACTAAGACGGTCGCTAGGCGTTGTGTTCCAAGATTTTAAGTTACTCCCTCGCTTATCCGTCTATGAAAACGTAGCCTATGCCATGGAAGTGATTGAGAAACCGCGTCGAGAGATTAAAAAACGCGTCATGGATGTACTGGATTTGGTCAATATCAGGCACAAAGCACGTTATCTCCCTAATGAACTATCGGGTGGGGAGCAGCAAAGAGTGGCGATTGCACGTTCCATTGTGAATAGTCCAAGCCTCATTATTGCAGACGAACCGACGGGGAACCTTGATCCAGAGACGTCTTGGGATATTATGCGCCTCTTCGAAGATATTAATTACTCCGGTACAACGATCGTGATGGCGACGCATAACAAAGAGATTGTAAACACCATGAAAAAGCGCGTCATTGCCATAGAGAGTGGCAACATTGTACGTGATGAGCATCGAGGTGACTACGGCTATGAAGATTAG
- a CDS encoding YpdA family putative bacillithiol disulfide reductase, with amino-acid sequence MHEEQVIIVGAGPCGLAAAIALQQKGIHPLVIDKGNVVHTLSRYPTHQTFFSSAEKLEIADVPFIIEQRKPSRNQALAYYREVARKKKIRIQSYENVKQVQKKDNQYFLVDTETLEGAAHTYQCEHVIIATGYYDNHNTLGVPGDQLKKVHYYFKEAHPFFDKDVVVIGGKNSAVDATLELEKAGARVTALYRGRDYSSSVKPWILPEFVSLVNHGKVKMEFEAHVKEITPHTVTYEQHGERKEIKNDFVFAMIGYHPDHSFLTKMGVDIDEETGRPHFNPDTMETNVDNIYIAGVIAAGNNANEIFIENGRYHGERIASAIVTKA; translated from the coding sequence GTGCATGAAGAACAAGTCATTATTGTTGGCGCAGGGCCATGTGGTCTTGCTGCTGCCATAGCACTACAACAAAAAGGCATACATCCCTTAGTTATAGATAAAGGCAATGTGGTACACACATTGAGCCGCTATCCTACACATCAGACATTCTTCAGTTCAGCTGAGAAGTTAGAGATTGCAGACGTACCGTTTATCATTGAACAACGTAAACCTTCTCGTAATCAGGCACTGGCTTACTATCGGGAAGTGGCACGCAAAAAGAAGATTCGTATCCAATCTTACGAAAATGTCAAGCAAGTCCAGAAAAAAGACAACCAATATTTTCTAGTGGATACTGAGACTTTAGAAGGTGCGGCTCATACGTATCAGTGTGAGCACGTGATTATCGCCACTGGTTACTACGACAATCATAATACACTGGGGGTCCCAGGCGATCAATTAAAGAAGGTCCATTATTACTTTAAAGAAGCCCATCCGTTTTTCGATAAAGACGTGGTGGTCATCGGTGGCAAAAATTCAGCTGTCGATGCCACTTTAGAATTAGAAAAGGCAGGCGCTCGTGTCACTGCTTTATACCGTGGCCGTGATTACTCTTCGAGCGTAAAACCATGGATACTCCCTGAATTTGTCTCATTGGTGAATCATGGAAAGGTTAAGATGGAATTTGAAGCGCATGTCAAGGAAATCACCCCTCATACCGTCACTTATGAGCAACATGGGGAGAGGAAGGAAATCAAAAATGACTTTGTATTCGCTATGATCGGATACCATCCGGACCACAGCTTCTTAACTAAAATGGGGGTGGACATTGATGAGGAGACGGGACGCCCGCATTTTAATCCTGACACAATGGAGACGAACGTCGATAACATCTATATTGCCGGTGTGATTGCAGCGGGCAACAATGCGAATGAGATATTCATTGAAAATGGGCGTTACCACGGGGAGCGTATCGCTTCAGCTATTGTTACTAAGGCCTAA
- a CDS encoding CPBP family intramembrane glutamic endopeptidase, giving the protein MNNDLEPNQVSEQDQSSNQRPKLSFGYPLFVSFIVAFFIGSFVLTFSLLIYSEYAGIEFDSLISYPYLLGDALMVAILLLFFKNIRRFVLDSIRLSALKQGRTYAYMAAGALIVMVAQYVFIEWLNVDDPSNQSQMIGLDNVSGLVQYTLFFLAVAFFTPLKEEILFRGVLHRFFEMRHHWVMGLIISAIVFGVLHTDYPFTATTMGVVFVLLYRLTQSLSAPILLHMIWNAVGVIILTLE; this is encoded by the coding sequence ATGAACAACGATCTAGAACCGAATCAGGTTAGTGAACAAGACCAGTCGTCAAATCAACGACCTAAGCTCAGCTTTGGTTACCCACTATTTGTAAGTTTTATCGTCGCTTTTTTTATCGGTAGCTTCGTACTCACCTTTAGTCTGCTCATCTACAGCGAGTATGCGGGGATAGAATTTGATTCTCTCATTAGCTACCCTTATCTACTCGGAGATGCATTGATGGTCGCTATCCTGTTATTGTTCTTTAAGAACATCAGACGTTTTGTGTTAGATAGTATTCGCTTATCCGCGTTGAAACAAGGGCGTACTTACGCTTATATGGCCGCCGGTGCACTCATTGTCATGGTCGCTCAGTATGTGTTTATCGAGTGGTTAAATGTGGACGATCCGTCAAACCAATCACAAATGATAGGGCTGGACAATGTCAGTGGGTTGGTACAGTATACACTTTTTTTCTTAGCCGTGGCCTTTTTTACCCCACTAAAAGAAGAAATCTTATTTAGAGGCGTTTTGCACCGCTTCTTTGAAATGCGCCATCATTGGGTGATGGGGTTAATCATTTCAGCTATTGTGTTTGGTGTTCTCCATACAGATTATCCTTTTACCGCAACGACAATGGGCGTCGTATTCGTCCTCCTTTACCGTCTTACCCAATCCCTATCCGCTCCGATCCTCTTGCATATGATCTGGAACGCTGTAGGAGTGATCATACTCACATTAGAATAA
- a CDS encoding phenylacetate--CoA ligase family protein, with protein sequence MWRDMIRNVLQTKTGWQAHYIAQGYDLRDVDSRDSFSRLPVLKKQDLPKLQRQSLPFAEFVQTDEVARIFVSPGPIYDPQGEDEDYWRFGPLLDKIGVQHQDVVQNTFSYHLSPAGFMFDQAARSRGAKVIPAGTGHTNLQVDVMRDLQTTVYSGTPSFLMHLLQKAEEKGYRVGRELALQKAVFTAETVTREMEAILNERGIQYIDTYGTADVGAIAYRLQGENHFNVTEDIFLQICDPDTGLELTEGEVGEVVISLSSQVYPLIRFGTGDLSRWVVKDKAIAGMLGRVADSYKVKGMFVHAQQLDEVMNSIREVETYQAQIQHEGGQDVLRIHVTLAGGVPLEHVETHLLPQWTRHVKEHIRVTPTIHISEQHHEPERDKLVDMREA encoded by the coding sequence ATGTGGCGTGATATGATACGGAACGTATTACAGACGAAGACGGGATGGCAAGCACATTACATTGCACAAGGCTATGATTTAAGGGACGTTGATAGTCGAGACAGCTTTAGCCGCTTACCCGTGTTAAAGAAGCAGGATCTGCCCAAGCTGCAAAGGCAATCTCTCCCGTTTGCTGAATTTGTGCAAACGGATGAGGTGGCCCGAATCTTTGTTTCGCCCGGTCCTATCTATGATCCTCAGGGAGAGGATGAGGATTACTGGCGTTTCGGTCCGTTGCTAGACAAAATAGGCGTACAACATCAGGATGTCGTTCAAAATACGTTCAGTTACCATTTGTCTCCGGCTGGGTTTATGTTTGATCAGGCAGCAAGATCTAGAGGGGCCAAAGTCATCCCCGCAGGCACTGGCCACACGAATCTCCAAGTAGACGTCATGCGAGATCTACAAACCACTGTTTATAGCGGGACGCCGAGTTTTCTCATGCATCTACTGCAAAAAGCGGAAGAGAAAGGCTACCGAGTGGGGCGTGAACTGGCTTTACAGAAAGCTGTTTTTACAGCGGAAACGGTCACACGAGAGATGGAAGCCATACTCAATGAGCGGGGAATTCAGTACATTGATACTTACGGAACGGCCGATGTTGGGGCCATCGCCTACCGCCTACAAGGCGAAAATCACTTTAACGTAACAGAGGACATTTTCCTCCAAATATGTGACCCTGATACAGGCTTAGAACTGACAGAAGGAGAAGTAGGGGAAGTGGTGATTAGTCTATCATCACAGGTCTATCCCCTCATTCGTTTTGGGACGGGTGACTTGTCACGTTGGGTTGTGAAGGATAAGGCGATCGCTGGGATGTTAGGTCGCGTCGCGGACAGTTATAAGGTAAAGGGGATGTTCGTCCATGCACAGCAGTTAGACGAGGTAATGAACAGTATACGCGAGGTTGAGACGTATCAAGCACAAATTCAACACGAGGGCGGTCAAGATGTGTTGCGAATTCACGTGACGTTAGCGGGAGGGGTGCCTTTAGAACACGTTGAGACACACTTGCTTCCTCAATGGACGAGACACGTCAAGGAGCATATTCGGGTGACCCCCACAATTCACATTAGTGAACAACACCATGAACCAGAGCGAGACAAGTTAGTGGATATGAGAGAAGCGTGA
- a CDS encoding ATP-binding cassette domain-containing protein yields MLSLNNVEVMYDKVILVLKGMSMDVPEGKIVALLGSNGAGKTTTLKAISGLLKSENGEVTDGHIRFRQELMTGEDPELIVKQGIFQVMEGRRVFEHLTVEENLIAGAHTRKDRKHLSHDIQMVYDYFPKLKMLRANIAGYLSGGEQQMLAIGRALMAKPKVILLDEPSLGLAPRLVKEIFDIIKRINQEEGVTILVVEQNANIALSIADYGYIMENGRIVFEGTVEQLKANQDVQEFYLGMSDKGQKRYRDVKHYKRRKRWLS; encoded by the coding sequence ATACTGTCGTTAAATAACGTGGAAGTGATGTACGATAAAGTCATTCTTGTCCTCAAAGGGATGTCTATGGATGTCCCGGAGGGTAAGATTGTAGCCCTGCTGGGCAGTAACGGGGCAGGGAAAACAACAACTTTAAAGGCTATATCCGGCTTGTTGAAAAGCGAAAATGGAGAGGTCACCGACGGTCATATTCGTTTCCGCCAGGAACTGATGACGGGTGAAGACCCGGAGCTCATCGTCAAACAGGGCATTTTTCAAGTGATGGAAGGGCGTCGTGTTTTCGAGCATTTAACGGTGGAAGAAAACCTGATCGCTGGGGCCCATACGAGAAAGGATCGTAAACATCTTAGCCATGATATTCAGATGGTCTATGATTATTTTCCTAAACTCAAAATGTTACGCGCCAACATTGCCGGCTATCTCAGTGGGGGGGAACAGCAAATGCTGGCGATTGGTCGGGCTTTGATGGCCAAACCTAAGGTTATCCTTCTTGATGAGCCTTCTCTCGGTCTTGCCCCCCGGCTTGTAAAAGAAATTTTCGACATCATTAAGCGTATTAACCAAGAAGAAGGGGTCACGATCTTAGTCGTTGAACAAAATGCAAATATTGCGCTCTCCATTGCGGATTATGGCTACATTATGGAGAATGGTCGGATCGTATTTGAAGGGACGGTGGAACAGCTCAAAGCGAACCAAGACGTACAGGAGTTTTATTTAGGGATGAGTGACAAGGGGCAAAAGCGTTATCGCGATGTGAAGCACTATAAGCGGCGAAAGAGGTGGCTATCCTAA